TCCTCCATTTAACTATATTACTAAGCTTTTTAAACAATAAAAAGGGGCTAAGCCCCTAAATTCTCTTCTTCACTATCTAATTTCACTTCTTTAATCTTTTCTTTTTCCATATCTGAGTCCTCAATATTTATTGTTTCTTTCTCCAAATCTTTAACTTTCATAGTTTCGCTATCTGAATCTTCAATTTTATCATAGTAATCATTTAAAGATAATAATTGTGATTCCATGAAAGATTTAAATCTTGTTTTAAATATGAAAATTTCTTTTTTCAAAATTCTATACTGTTCCTCAATATCCTTCACTTCTTCATATGCTTCATCAACAATTTTTCTAGCTTCTTCCTCTGCTTCTCTTATTATTAGCTTAGATTTTTGTCTTGCTGAACTAGTCACTTCATCTGCAGTATTTTGAGCTACTACTAATGTTTCTTTAAGGGTTTCCTCTAAATCATCATACTGTTTTAATCTTTCATTTAATAATACAATTTTATCTTTTAACTCAAGATTTTCTTTATAAACCTTTTCATAATCAATTATAATTTCATCTAAAAAACTATCTACCTCTGATTCCTTATATCCTCTGAAAGTTTTTCCAAACTCTTTATTTTGTATATCTAAAGGCGTCAACATATTAATTCACTCCATTTACTTTAAAATTCTAATTACTGCTTTTATTCTTCCCTTCTTGCTTATACCCTCAAAAGATTTTAATATCATTCTTCCATAGCCCCTTACTGAGATTACATCACCTTCAAAAACTTCCATAGAACTTTTATTTACTGGTTCCCAATTTATTTTAACTTTATCCCTTTCAACTAAGGCTGAGCTATTAGTTCGTGACAAATTATAAGCATTACTAATTAAAACATCAATTCTATTTGAAGATAAAGTTACATACTTCTCTTTAAATTCTATTTCACTAGGTTTTAACTCTTCTTTACTTATTTCTCCTACTTCCACATTTTGTTTCCCAATCCTCTTTAAATTATATAGAATGTATTCTCCTACTTCTTTTTTTACAATAATCTGAACTAGGTCTTTATGTATTAAAATATCCCCTATTTTATCTCTATTTATTCCTAAACCCAGCAAAGCCCCTAAAAAATCTTTATGAGCCAATTTATCTATACTTCCTTGAATAGATAAGAACATAATATAGTCTTCTATATTATTCATATACATATAGTCAGGATATACAATTAAAACTTTCCTTTCTGCATCTAAAGTTCCACCTTCTGCGGTATAAGATATGTCAGTAAATCTATTTAGTATAGAAGTTGACAACCTTCTTTGATATGGATCAAAAAAGCTAGTCGTCTCAACAATGTGATTTCTCATCACATTTTCAATCTTATCTAGTAAATTTCTCATAGTTAAAATCTGGTTATCATCAGTTATAAATTCTAAATATTTTTCCTTATTTTTTATCAAATATATCACCAAAATCTATAACATATTCTTAAGTAACAATGTTTTCAAAACATTTAGTAATACTAAGGCCAATGCAGGAGAAAAATCAAACATTCCACCGCCTAATCCTAGTTTATATAATAGTTTTCTACAAGGACCTATAATAGGCTCTGTCATTTCATAAATAAAGCCTACTATAGGACTTCCCATGCTAACACCTAATAAATTAAATAATACTCTTATAAAAATAAATATCTCAATTATTCTAATTAAAATAATTAATGCCCTATAAATAGCTTGCATAATAAAAACCTCTTATCTTTTTATATTTAATTACCAATTATAAATATTATCATTTTTCAAATCATTTTTTATTTTTCCATTTATCTCTACATTATCAGGTGCTAAAATAAATATATCCTTAGCTACTTTGTGTATATTCCCTTCCATAGAATATACTCCTCCATTAATAAAATCAAATATTTGTTTTTTCAAAACTCCTTCTAGTTGTCCTAAATTTACTACAACAGTCTTTCTAGATTTTAAGTCATCAACAATCTTAGGTGCATCTTCGAAATTAATTGGTTCACGGACTACTATTTTCATATTAGCATTAGTATGAATATTTACCACATTGTTCTTCTTTCTTGAGGTCTTAGTTTCAATTGGTATATCTAATTCTTTATCTTCAATTTCTTCAATTTCATCATCATATTCATCAAGATCCTCAATACCTATAAAATATTTTACCTTATTCATAAATTCAGCCATTAAAATCCCTCCTATTTATATTCTCTTTTCCCAAATAAAGCTGTTCCTATTCTGACCATGTTGGAGCCTTCTTCTATAGCTACCTTATAGTCATTTGTCATACCCATAGAAAGATATTTCATATCTACTTCCTTATAATTTCTACTTTCTATAGTTTCTTTTAAATTTCTTAATTCTCTAAATACATACCTTACTTCCTCTGGATCCTCAGCATATGGGGCAATAGTCATCAAACCTTTTATTTTTATATTTTCCATAGATAATATTGATTCTATAAAAGGTATTACTTCTCCAGTTTTAAACCCAAATTTACTTTCTTCCTCTGCTACATTAACTTGAATTAAAGTTTCAATTATTTTATTGGTATCTTTAGCTCTTTTATTTAACTCTTTAGCAAGAGAAATCCTATTTAAAGAATGAATTAAACTAACTTTATCTAATATATATTTTACTTTATTTGTTTGAAGATGGCCAAT
This is a stretch of genomic DNA from Tissierellales bacterium. It encodes these proteins:
- a CDS encoding YlmH/Sll1252 family protein, encoding MIKNKEKYLEFITDDNQILTMRNLLDKIENVMRNHIVETTSFFDPYQRRLSTSILNRFTDISYTAEGGTLDAERKVLIVYPDYMYMNNIEDYIMFLSIQGSIDKLAHKDFLGALLGLGINRDKIGDILIHKDLVQIIVKKEVGEYILYNLKRIGKQNVEVGEISKEELKPSEIEFKEKYVTLSSNRIDVLISNAYNLSRTNSSALVERDKVKINWEPVNKSSMEVFEGDVISVRGYGRMILKSFEGISKKGRIKAVIRILK
- the sepF gene encoding cell division protein SepF codes for the protein MAEFMNKVKYFIGIEDLDEYDDEIEEIEDKELDIPIETKTSRKKNNVVNIHTNANMKIVVREPINFEDAPKIVDDLKSRKTVVVNLGQLEGVLKKQIFDFINGGVYSMEGNIHKVAKDIFILAPDNVEINGKIKNDLKNDNIYNW
- a CDS encoding YggS family pyridoxal phosphate-dependent enzyme produces the protein MKNLQENILEIQANIEESLDKVGRTKDEVTLIAVTKTVDVDLIQKSLDLGLNNIGENRVQELQRKYEEIGDKATWHMIGHLQTNKVKYILDKVSLIHSLNRISLAKELNKRAKDTNKIIETLIQVNVAEEESKFGFKTGEVIPFIESILSMENIKIKGLMTIAPYAEDPEEVRYVFRELRNLKETIESRNYKEVDMKYLSMGMTNDYKVAIEEGSNMVRIGTALFGKREYK
- a CDS encoding YggT family protein; this translates as MQAIYRALIILIRIIEIFIFIRVLFNLLGVSMGSPIVGFIYEMTEPIIGPCRKLLYKLGLGGGMFDFSPALALVLLNVLKTLLLKNML
- a CDS encoding DivIVA domain-containing protein, whose protein sequence is MLTPLDIQNKEFGKTFRGYKESEVDSFLDEIIIDYEKVYKENLELKDKIVLLNERLKQYDDLEETLKETLVVAQNTADEVTSSARQKSKLIIREAEEEARKIVDEAYEEVKDIEEQYRILKKEIFIFKTRFKSFMESQLLSLNDYYDKIEDSDSETMKVKDLEKETINIEDSDMEKEKIKEVKLDSEEENLGA